Proteins from a genomic interval of Ensifer canadensis:
- a CDS encoding SfnB family sulfur acquisition oxidoreductase — MGTISQLSEKTKLPAHRIGSEEEALEIARELAGDFANRSNERDTDRILPFDELDTLAQSGLLAITVPSDYDGIDVSNAVLAEITAILSEADSSIGQIPQNHFYILEALRTDGTEEQKKFFFARALAGDRFGNALSEKDTKTVGDYATRLTPDGLGYRLNGRKFYSTGVLFAEWIVVFALDPDEKLTMSFLPRGADGLQVIDDWDGFGQRTTGSGTTVLQNVYVTADAVVRHHRGFERPTTIGSVGQIIHAGIDLGIARAAFAETLDFVRNRARPWMDSGVERAADDPLTIARIGQLAIRLEAATAIVERAGKKVDIAQINGTEESVIEATLAVAAAKVLTTEIALEATNTLFELAGTSSTRIGLNLDRHWRNARTHTLHDPVRWKYHVVGNYHLNGVAPPKNGAL, encoded by the coding sequence ATGGGAACGATCTCGCAGCTTTCCGAGAAGACGAAGCTCCCGGCACACCGGATCGGAAGCGAGGAGGAGGCGCTGGAAATCGCGCGCGAACTCGCGGGCGATTTTGCCAATCGATCAAACGAGCGGGATACCGACCGGATCCTGCCATTCGATGAGCTCGACACCCTTGCCCAATCCGGTCTCCTCGCAATCACCGTGCCCTCCGACTATGACGGCATCGACGTTTCCAACGCGGTGCTGGCGGAAATCACCGCCATCCTGTCCGAAGCCGACAGTTCGATCGGCCAGATCCCCCAGAACCATTTCTATATTCTCGAAGCGCTGCGCACCGACGGCACGGAGGAACAGAAGAAATTCTTCTTCGCACGCGCGCTCGCTGGCGACCGCTTCGGCAATGCGCTTTCCGAAAAGGACACAAAAACCGTCGGCGACTACGCAACGCGCCTGACGCCTGATGGTCTTGGCTACCGCCTCAACGGCCGCAAGTTTTATTCGACCGGCGTGCTCTTTGCCGAATGGATTGTCGTGTTCGCGCTCGATCCGGACGAAAAACTCACCATGTCTTTCCTGCCGCGCGGTGCCGATGGCCTGCAGGTCATCGACGACTGGGACGGCTTCGGGCAGCGCACCACCGGCAGCGGCACGACGGTGCTGCAGAATGTATACGTCACGGCCGACGCGGTGGTGCGCCATCATCGCGGCTTCGAACGTCCGACGACGATCGGCTCGGTCGGCCAGATCATCCACGCCGGCATCGATCTCGGCATCGCGCGCGCCGCCTTCGCCGAGACGCTCGACTTCGTGCGCAACCGGGCACGGCCCTGGATGGATAGCGGCGTCGAACGGGCAGCGGACGATCCACTGACAATCGCCCGCATCGGACAACTCGCGATCCGCCTTGAGGCGGCGACCGCCATCGTCGAGCGTGCCGGCAAGAAGGTCGACATCGCCCAGATCAACGGCACCGAGGAAAGCGTCATCGAGGCGACGCTGGCGGTCGCCGCCGCCAAGGTACTGACAACAGAAATCGCGCTCGAAGCCACCAACACGCTCTTCGAACTCGCCGGCACGTCGTCCACCCGCATCGGCCTCAACCTCGACCGCCACTGGCGCAACGCCCGCACCCACACGCTGCATGATCCGGTGCGCTGGAAGTATCACGTCGTCGGCAACTACCACCTGAACGGCGTCGCGCCACCGAAGAACGGCGCGCTCTGA
- a CDS encoding LLM class flavin-dependent oxidoreductase — translation MSREIRLNAFDMNCVGHQSPGLWTHPRDQSSRYKDLDYWVHLATTLERGKFDGLFIADVLGVYDVLNGNVEAALRHSAQVPVNDPLQLVPTMAHATQHLGFGLTASLSFEHPYTFARRISTLDHLTKGRVGWNIVTSYLNSGALNIGQAQQTRHDDRYDIAEEYLEVCYKLWEGSWEDDAVVRDRIGGIFTDPDKVHAINHQGRHFTVPGVHLSEPSPQRTPVLYQAGASSRGKDFAGTHAECVFVAAPSKTVLKRYVANVREAAERAGRNPRDLLTFNLQTVILGETDADAKRKFDEYRSHVSYEGALALISGWTGIDFGQFAPDEPLRHRYTNAVQSAVETFTTIDPDKVWTVREMADWVGIGGFGPVFVGSPQTVADLLQEWVEDTDVDGFNLAYAVTPETFEDAVDLLVPELQKRGVYKTSYREGTLREKLFGAGPRLAAPHPGAGYRELAGNAQAIAASA, via the coding sequence ATGAGCCGCGAAATCCGGCTGAATGCCTTCGACATGAACTGTGTCGGCCATCAATCGCCAGGGCTTTGGACGCATCCGCGCGACCAGTCGTCGCGTTACAAGGATCTCGACTACTGGGTGCATCTGGCAACGACGCTTGAACGCGGCAAGTTCGACGGGTTGTTCATTGCCGATGTGCTCGGCGTCTATGACGTGCTGAACGGCAATGTAGAGGCGGCGCTCCGGCATTCCGCCCAGGTTCCCGTCAACGACCCGCTGCAGCTGGTGCCGACCATGGCGCACGCGACGCAACATCTGGGTTTCGGGCTGACGGCCTCGCTTTCGTTCGAACACCCCTACACTTTCGCGCGGCGAATCTCGACGCTCGACCATCTGACGAAGGGCCGCGTCGGCTGGAACATCGTCACCTCCTATCTTAACAGCGGTGCGCTCAATATCGGCCAGGCGCAGCAGACACGGCACGATGATCGCTACGACATCGCGGAAGAATATCTCGAGGTCTGCTACAAGCTCTGGGAAGGCAGTTGGGAAGACGACGCGGTCGTGCGCGACCGGATAGGGGGCATCTTCACCGATCCGGACAAGGTGCATGCGATCAACCACCAAGGGCGGCATTTCACCGTGCCGGGCGTCCATCTCAGCGAACCGTCGCCGCAACGCACACCTGTCCTCTACCAGGCAGGCGCCTCCAGCCGCGGCAAGGATTTTGCCGGCACCCATGCCGAGTGCGTCTTCGTCGCAGCCCCCTCGAAAACCGTTCTGAAGCGATACGTCGCGAATGTGCGCGAGGCGGCCGAGCGTGCGGGGCGCAATCCGCGCGACCTCCTCACATTCAATCTCCAAACCGTGATCCTCGGCGAAACCGATGCGGACGCGAAGAGGAAGTTCGATGAGTATCGCAGCCATGTTTCCTATGAAGGCGCGCTGGCGCTGATCTCCGGTTGGACCGGCATCGATTTCGGCCAGTTCGCGCCGGACGAACCGCTGCGCCACCGCTATACCAATGCGGTCCAATCTGCGGTCGAGACCTTTACGACGATCGATCCCGATAAGGTCTGGACCGTACGCGAAATGGCCGACTGGGTCGGTATCGGCGGCTTCGGCCCCGTCTTCGTCGGCTCACCGCAAACGGTCGCAGATCTGCTGCAGGAGTGGGTCGAAGACACGGATGTCGATGGCTTCAACCTTGCCTATGCCGTCACGCCCGAAACCTTCGAGGATGCGGTCGATCTGCTGGTCCCGGAGTTGCAGAAGCGCGGCGTCTACAAGACCAGCTATCGCGAAGGCACGCTCCGCGAAAAGCTGTTCGGCGCCGGCCCACGGCTCGCAGCACCCCATCCCGGCGCAGGCTATCGGGAACTCGCCGGAAACGCGCAGGCGATCGCGGCTTCCGCATAG